From the Heptranchias perlo isolate sHepPer1 chromosome 26, sHepPer1.hap1, whole genome shotgun sequence genome, one window contains:
- the LOC137342524 gene encoding gap junction beta-3 protein-like: MDWKTLQGVLSGVNKYSTGFGRIWLSVVFIFRVLVYVVAAEKVWGDDQKDFDCNTKQPGCANVCFDHYFPISHIRLWALQLIFISTPSLLVVMHVAYRKDKEKKYHNKHPDTNTKLYPDAGKKHGGLWWTYLISLFFKTVIEIVFLYILHRIYDSFDMPRLVKCEVEPCPNIVDCYIARPTEKKIFTYFMVGASALCIVLSITEMLYLISKRCFKFCMLHCGKRKSVLTKEKAGYLGDKLTHTNYLHNGKSLDYIHASAPNLSSI; this comes from the coding sequence ATGGACTGGAAGACACTACAAGGTGTCCTTAGCGGTGTAAATAAATACTCTACGGGATTTGGACGGATCTGGCTGTCGGTAGTCTTCATCTTCCGGGTGCTAGTTTATGTCGTGGCAGCAGAGAAAGTATGGGGTGATGACCAGAAAGACTTCGATTGCAACACCAAACAACCTGGATGCGCCAACGTGTGTTTCGACCATTACTTTCCCATCTCCCACATCAGGCTGTGGGCTTTGCAGTTGATCTTCATCTCTACACCTTCCCTACTGGTCGTCATGCACGTGGCCTACAGAAAAGACAAGGAGAAAAAGTACCATAACAAGCACCCAGACACCAACACCAAACTATATCCAGATGCTGGGAAAAAGCATGGTGGGCTCTGGTGGACTTATTTGATCAGTctattttttaaaacagtgattGAAATTGTTTTCTTGTACATCCTCCACAGGATTTATGACAGTTTTGATATGCCTCGCCTGGTCAAATGTGAGGTCGAACCTTGCCCCAATATAGTAGATTGTTACATTGCCAGACCTACTGAGAAAAAGATTTTCACCTATTTTATGGTTGGGGCGTCAGCTCTTTGCATCGTATTAAGTATAACTGAAATGCTCTACTTGATCTCTAAAAGGTGTTTCAAGTTTTGTATGTTGCATTGTGGTAAAAGAAAATCAGTATTGACCAAAGAGAAGGCTGGCTATCTTGGCGACAAGCTCACTCATACAAATTACCTACATAATGGCAAGTCACTGGACTACATTCATGCTTCTGCCCCAAACCTTTCTTCAATATAA